Part of the Zygotorulaspora mrakii chromosome 2, complete sequence genome, TTGACAGTGAGGGCGGCGTAGATTACAAAAAGTTCATCGAAGATATACTAAGACAGTAGAACGGTCGCACGCAACACATACATTTTTACTACATCTTTATATCTTAACTTATATATCTAAGTTAGTATGGGCATGAAGTTACCCAATATCATTAATGGCAGACCAGAAACGTCTCGTTTCAGAGTCCACATACAACAGCATTTGATTATTTCACCCTTTATGGGACTGAGTAAATTGCAAACCTGCATTTGTTCAGAACCTTTGAAGTCTTTGTAGGCCACCTTGGAgaatgttttgaaataatcTCGTAcactttcatcatccaTAATTTCGACGATGAAAGTCATTTTGTTCAACAGCTCTTCCCGGTTCCATCCGCTTAAAatctcaaattcttcatttaCGTATGAAATCTGTCCGTTACGCCTCCAAACACATGTTGGAGTACCGATTTGCACAATAAATTTTACGTACTCCAATAATGTTCTTTGGTAGCATTGCTCCATAAAAATCATGTCTTCTTCTGTTAAAGTAACTGAACATGCAATAAAGATTGGCCGAAACTCAGCCAACGATTGACATATTTCCACTAGTGCCTGCTGGTTGAACCTTTTCCTCAAGTATGtaaaaagatgatgaaatcCGGGAGTATGCGAAAAAGGTTTATTTATTAGTGTATAAATCTCCATCGGCGTTGCGTATCGCAGAGAGTGCTCCCATTCTGGATTGCTATACATTCGCATTGCATCGGGTGCACAACACTCCAGTGCAAACGACACGGAAACTCCCGTATTTGTGTGCTGgttttgtttgaaaattccCATTATTTCCGGGAACGATAATGATTCAACGTTTAGATAGTATTGGTTGATATGTGGATTCTGGCAAATATCTCCCGATTTGGGACTCCTGTCGTGTGGTAACAGTCGCTTAAAGTTTAGCGATCTACTCGCTATATCGACCGGTATTAGAGGGAAATGATTCTCAAAAAGGTCTATCTTTGATGATACAACATTTAGAGAATTATCTCCTAATAATACTGAATAAACATTTTGACCTGACGAGGGATAGTAATGCGGCGGCAAATTTACATTGGATGAATCCGCGACTCTCGGTACAGtatcattatttgaattAAGCTGTTTGCTTGAATAGAGTAGATCGACAGGTATTTTGTTTATTAAAGTATCTTCGTTGATAATTCTGGATAAAATCGAATACTCGGAATCAGCCgcatttgaaagaaatttcgACCGGTGGACAATATGTTGCGGATTTCGGAAATTTTGCTGTTCCTGGCTATCACTGATATCATTGTTACCGTTACTACTACTACCATTGCTAGTATCGCTACTTTGCATAAAATTATTTGAGGGCGAGCCTCTTCTTCGTATCGATAACGAATCATCGGGCACACCTGCCAAATATttgctcttctttctcGGCGCATCCACACATGTGTGCTCTATCCCCTTACTGATACATCTAAAGCATGGCCTATTTGCTTCACATGATAAGTGCCATTTCGCACAGTTAACGCATGCAATATGCgtatttcttctcttcttcatctgttTTGTTGTCGCCTTCTGTTCTGGACCGTTAGACTTACTGCATTCTTTTGTATTAGTCTCAGTCATTTCAAGATACGAGACACCAGTTTTGATCCAGTGCCAGTAACTGTTTGATGACTGTCTGCAGTATCTTACActgttttcatttatttatCGTTGACGACCGATGCGCTCAGTATTTCCATGTTGACactaaatttttcaatactATACAGGTATTCTtaagaaggaaaaagcaTCTGAATAAGAGAGCACTTTCCAAATAGTGATAACTCAGCAGAAGTTCCTCCATGACATGCAAGAATACTCAAGTAGTTGCGCAATGGACCGCCATTATGCAACTCACTTCATATGCTGATAAGTCACGTGCATGGAGATCAGTATTATGTTGATAGATCAACTATACGTTTAGAATTTCTATATAGAacctgaaaaattttttagatATCAGACAAAAGGTCCTGTTCAAAAAGGAATATATACAGCGCAACGCAATCAATCGGTTTTGTGGTGAACTGTTTTGAATTAGAATAGTAATGTCAGAAttagttgaaaaatttcaatccTTGTCGATTCAGCAACCTGATACCCTTTCAAGGGAGCAGCAGGCACAAGCTGCCCAGTGGGACTCCGTATTGAAGACTGgccaatttcaagaaagatTAGATGACTTGAATGTTTTATTGAGAGACAACAGTTTTATACTTTCTACTTTGAAACCAACAATCACAGACGTCaatgtttttgaagtttcttTGCCATTGGTCAAAGAACAGGTATTCAGTTCTAAGGATGTCAAGGGGACCTATACGAAATACAGACACATTTTAAGATGGATTGACTATTTGCAGAAATTGCTGAAGGTTTCTGAAGAAGGtcaattaaaaatatcTTACGACATCGACTTACCTCGTGAAGTtatcgaaaagaaaaagaagagtgCAGAGGCCAAGAAGGGTTCAGAGGAATCTCAAGGAGATAAAAAATCGtcgaagaaagaaaagccACCTACTaaagagaatgaaaatggtgatATAAAACCCAAGGGTAAACcagatgaagaaactttgaaaaaattgagagagGAGGCAAAGGCGAAGAAAGctgcaaaaaaagctgCAAATGCCAatcagcaacagcaacagcaagcTAGTGCTAACGAAAAGCCGAAGCCTTCTGTTATTGATTTCCGCGTTGGttttattcaaaaagctATCAAACATCCAGATGCTGACTCATTGTATgtttcaacaattgattgtggtgatgaagaaggtCCAAGAACAGTTTGTTCTGGTTTAGTAAAGCATTTCTCATTAGAGGCAATGCAAGAGCGTTATGTTGTTACTGTTTGTAACTTGAAGCCAGTTAATATGAGAGGAATAAAATCCAGCGCGATGGTGCTATGTGGTTCAGATGAAACAAAGGTCGAATTTGTTGAACCACCAGCTGGATCAAAAGCTGGTGATAAAGTTTTCTTCGAAGGATTTGGTGATGAAGAACCATTAAAGCAATTAAACCCCAAAAAGAAGTTATGGGAACAATTACAACCACATTTTACCACAACTGAAGATTTAGAAGTCGTTTTCAAagacgatgaagataagGAAGCTCCAGTTAGAAAATTAACGAACAAGAATGGtgattctttcaaagttgttTCTTTGGTAAATGCTCAAGTTCGTTAAGAAATAAGCAGCATATAATTTTATGTATCTAAATACCATTTATGTACAAAGCCGCTGGAAATGCTACGTTGAATACACATCTGTGTAGAAAATCTCGTTATACTTCAATTGTAATTCCCAGTATTTCAATTGCGAGCACGATTTCGTTGTATCTTCACAGGAACAAAGttgcttcaaaattctATCCCTCCATATATTGACCACTTTTTTGGTCACCAAGACATTTAATTCATTTGTCAATTCATCTTGATAGATATCCTGTGAGCActcattattattattcaGTAATACATTACAATGGTACAGCAGGATCAAATTAGTTGAGTTTCTAACAATAAAATTTATCAACGGATACATCGAATATTGTAGTATCGATTGTGTCAAGAACcaattttcaagttcaCTCGATAATTCAGGACAGGTATAACCATGAACAACCGTCAATAATGTGAACGAAACAGTTTGCCAATCTGGATTATGTAgccatttattttttataatACTGAGCCAATTGGAGATATTGAACGGATTAGCGTCACtgatgattttttccagtACTTTACAAAACTCGAATGGCAAAATTCTCTTCATATAGCCAAGGAACCATTTGCAGTATTCTTCTCTACTCAAAATCATATTTCCATGAGTATTTAACCATAGAATTgtatatattttgttttccaCTAAACAATCAATAAATTCTTTCCTTTCGTGCAATTCTTGAAAGCTATTCGTGTTCTTTTGAGTATGATTATTCATAGGTGGTGATGGAATATTATTGTTAATGCTGATTGATTCGTCATCGAAATGCATGTCAAAAACCGAAAAAGGTCCCTCTTTGTGAGTTGAAATGCCGCTGTTTTTAAAACTGTTCTTAGAATGGTTCTCTAATTTTCTCAGTAAACCGTTCAAGGTCTTATTAACAGATTTTTGATCATAATTTCTGACTCTCCCCGTACCGTAAACAGATTTGACATGATTATCATACGTCTGTAATCTTCTTATATTTAAGTTTGATTGTTCCAGTTCGAGTTCTAGTTCCGGTTCCGCGTCAATGGGCACTGGTAGAGTCTTTTTATCGTCTGGTTCCTCCTCGATTTCGCTCTCGCTATTGGGTGGAGACAAGGCAACTCTAGCGGACTGACTGTTTGAAGTTGTCAGTTTCCTTTGTTTTGT contains:
- the ERT1 gene encoding Ert1p (similar to Saccharomyces cerevisiae YBR239C; ancestral locus Anc_6.152) encodes the protein MTETNTKECSKSNGPEQKATTKQMKKRRNTHIACVNCAKWHLSCEANRPCFRCISKGIEHTCVDAPRKKSKYLAGVPDDSLSIRRRGSPSNNFMQSSDTSNGSSSNGNNDISDSQEQQNFRNPQHIVHRSKFLSNAADSEYSILSRIINEDTLINKIPVDLLYSSKQLNSNNDTVPRVADSSNVNLPPHYYPSSGQNVYSVLLGDNSLNVVSSKIDLFENHFPLIPVDIASRSLNFKRLLPHDRSPKSGDICQNPHINQYYLNVESLSFPEIMGIFKQNQHTNTGVSVSFALECCAPDAMRMYSNPEWEHSLRYATPMEIYTLINKPFSHTPGFHHLFTYLRKRFNQQALVEICQSLAEFRPIFIACSVTLTEEDMIFMEQCYQRTLLEYVKFIVQIGTPTCVWRRNGQISYVNEEFEILSGWNREELLNKMTFIVEIMDDESVRDYFKTFSKVAYKDFKGSEQMQVCNLLSPIKGEIIKCCCMWTLKRDVSGLPLMILGNFMPILT
- the ARC1 gene encoding Arc1p (similar to Saccharomyces cerevisiae ARC1 (YGL105W); ancestral locus Anc_6.153), which encodes MSELVEKFQSLSIQQPDTLSREQQAQAAQWDSVLKTGQFQERLDDLNVLLRDNSFILSTLKPTITDVNVFEVSLPLVKEQVFSSKDVKGTYTKYRHILRWIDYLQKLLKVSEEGQLKISYDIDLPREVIEKKKKSAEAKKGSEESQGDKKSSKKEKPPTKENENGDIKPKGKPDEETLKKLREEAKAKKAAKKAANANQQQQQQASANEKPKPSVIDFRVGFIQKAIKHPDADSLYVSTIDCGDEEGPRTVCSGLVKHFSLEAMQERYVVTVCNLKPVNMRGIKSSAMVLCGSDETKVEFVEPPAGSKAGDKVFFEGFGDEEPLKQLNPKKKLWEQLQPHFTTTEDLEVVFKDDEDKEAPVRKLTNKNGDSFKVVSLVNAQVR
- the THI2 gene encoding Thi2p (similar to Saccharomyces cerevisiae THI2 (YBR240C); ancestral locus Anc_6.154); this translates as MVELQVEQDKQERELQVEQDKQERELQVEQDKQERELQVEQDKQEHDQQLKAKLLAPLRGRTFSGCWACRLRKRRCDEMRPRCSYCIEHNIKCCYDVRLVWLEENSYRISLKNNSEAQLVRMSQMKRKRCCIDEDSEGTKQRKLTTSNSQSARVALSPPNSESEIEEEPDDKKTLPVPIDAEPELELELEQSNLNIRRLQTYDNHVKSVYGTGRVRNYDQKSVNKTLNGLLRKLENHSKNSFKNSGISTHKEGPFSVFDMHFDDESISINNNIPSPPMNNHTQKNTNSFQELHERKEFIDCLVENKIYTILWLNTHGNMILSREEYCKWFLGYMKRILPFEFCKVLEKIISDANPFNISNWLSIIKNKWLHNPDWQTVSFTLLTVVHGYTCPELSSELENWFLTQSILQYSMYPLINFIVRNSTNLILLYHCNVLLNNNNECSQDIYQDELTNELNVLVTKKVVNIWRDRILKQLCSCEDTTKSCSQLKYWELQLKYNEIFYTDVYST